A window of the Pseudomonadota bacterium genome harbors these coding sequences:
- a CDS encoding VWA domain-containing protein, with amino-acid sequence MNYGLATPWALALLPLAVLPLLRHGQQVLAYSSLAMLPRDRLSDVVDILLRVAAMGAVVAMVLGIAGLFRAAETVERIGQGAQTVMLLDSSGSMDTAYATGTANTSRGAVWGTYLSKGQVARRMLADYVAKRPQDMFALFVFSGNPIPVLSLTAKQDAIQAAIAAGGIERGLASTDLGTGLIRSLEYFKDQPFTGSRVVMLVSDGAASLTVPVQDEIRNLLRKYRVSLYWFYLRAQFSPGLDTELSADTASQIAPEQLVHKFFADTGVPYRAYSAENPNALREAIAEVDKLQNLPIRYQDVVPRRDLSARCFGVALALVLALLAAKLAEVQRWH; translated from the coding sequence ATGAACTACGGTCTCGCCACGCCGTGGGCCCTGGCCCTGCTGCCGCTGGCCGTGTTGCCGCTGCTGCGTCATGGCCAGCAGGTGCTGGCCTATTCATCACTGGCGATGCTGCCGCGCGACCGCCTGTCCGATGTCGTCGACATCCTGTTGCGGGTGGCCGCGATGGGCGCGGTGGTGGCGATGGTGCTCGGCATCGCTGGCCTGTTTCGCGCGGCCGAGACCGTCGAGCGTATCGGCCAGGGTGCGCAGACCGTGATGCTGCTCGACAGCAGCGGCAGCATGGACACCGCCTACGCGACCGGCACCGCCAACACCTCGCGCGGCGCGGTGTGGGGCACCTATCTGTCCAAGGGGCAGGTGGCGCGGCGCATGCTCGCCGACTACGTCGCCAAGCGGCCGCAGGACATGTTCGCGCTGTTCGTGTTCAGCGGAAATCCCATCCCGGTGCTGTCGCTCACCGCCAAACAGGATGCCATCCAGGCCGCGATCGCCGCCGGCGGCATCGAGCGCGGTCTCGCCTCGACCGATCTCGGCACCGGGCTCATCCGTTCGCTCGAATACTTCAAGGACCAGCCCTTCACCGGCTCGCGGGTGGTGATGCTGGTGTCGGATGGCGCCGCCAGCCTGACCGTGCCGGTGCAGGACGAGATCCGCAACCTGTTGCGCAAGTACCGCGTGTCCTTGTACTGGTTTTACCTGCGCGCGCAGTTCAGCCCCGGCCTCGACACCGAGCTCAGCGCCGACACCGCCAGCCAGATTGCGCCGGAACAGCTCGTGCACAAGTTCTTCGCCGATACCGGCGTGCCCTATCGCGCCTACTCGGCGGAGAACCCCAACGCCCTGCGTGAAGCAATCGCCGAGGTCGACAAGCTGCAGAACCTGCCGATCCGTTACCAGGACGTGGTGCCGCGGCGGGACCTGTCGGCGCGCTGTTTCGGCGTGGCGCTGGCGCTGGTGCTGGCGCTGCTGGCCGCCAAGCTGGCCGAGGTGCAACGATGGCATTGA
- a CDS encoding NAD(P)/FAD-dependent oxidoreductase — translation MRLRRQAVQQTSAPAAQSQEFDALVVGAGIAGLYQLYRLREMGLKVRAFDTASDVGGTWYWNRYPGARVDSMSYVYQYWFSDELLKEWDWSERFPAQAETERYLSHVADKFDLRKDIQFNTRIAHARWDDATRRWSLETEAGERFTARYFVSCSGMLSAPVVPPFPGHEKFKGTIAHTARWPREGLDLAGKRVGVVGTGATGIQVIQTIAAEVAELKVFQRTAQYAVPMKNDRYDAAAFAKWREKYPEFRDKVHHTFAGFAFDFELPPYRSLTPAERIEALEKLWADGSLSFWVGGFTETLVDEDINEEISNFVRAKIRARIKDPKVAEILVPTAYGFGTYRVPLENGYYDAFNRDNVELIDVRATPIERFTENGLVVNGREFELDVVILATGFDAGTGALSRMDVHGRGGVSLTETWNKDIRSTLGLQVHGFPNLFTVAGPLAPSTAFCNMATCLQQQVDWVTDCIAFLRKHDKTVIEPTVEKENEWVTHHDEVANATLMMRTNSWYTGANIEGKPRRLLSYIGGVGNYRKFCDEAKDSNYAGFEVA, via the coding sequence ATGCGATTGAGGAGACAAGCCGTGCAGCAGACATCCGCCCCCGCCGCCCAGAGCCAGGAATTCGACGCCCTCGTGGTCGGCGCCGGCATCGCCGGGCTCTACCAGCTTTATCGCCTGCGCGAGATGGGGCTCAAGGTGCGCGCGTTCGACACCGCCAGCGACGTCGGCGGCACCTGGTACTGGAACCGCTATCCCGGCGCGCGCGTCGATTCGATGTCCTATGTCTACCAGTACTGGTTCTCCGATGAACTGCTGAAGGAATGGGATTGGTCGGAGCGCTTTCCGGCCCAGGCCGAAACCGAGCGCTACTTGAGCCACGTCGCTGACAAGTTCGATCTGCGCAAGGACATCCAGTTCAACACCCGCATCGCCCACGCCCGCTGGGACGACGCCACGCGCCGCTGGAGCTTGGAAACCGAGGCCGGCGAGCGCTTTACCGCGCGCTACTTCGTGAGCTGCTCGGGCATGTTGTCGGCGCCGGTGGTGCCGCCTTTCCCGGGCCACGAGAAGTTCAAGGGCACCATTGCGCACACCGCGCGCTGGCCGCGCGAGGGGCTCGATCTCGCGGGCAAGCGCGTCGGCGTGGTCGGCACCGGTGCGACCGGCATCCAGGTCATCCAGACCATCGCCGCCGAGGTCGCCGAGCTCAAGGTCTTCCAACGCACCGCGCAGTACGCCGTGCCGATGAAGAATGATCGCTACGACGCCGCCGCGTTCGCCAAGTGGCGCGAAAAATACCCGGAGTTCCGCGACAAGGTGCATCACACCTTCGCCGGCTTTGCCTTCGATTTCGAACTGCCGCCCTACCGTTCGCTGACGCCCGCCGAGCGCATCGAAGCGCTGGAGAAGCTGTGGGCCGACGGCTCGCTGTCGTTCTGGGTGGGCGGTTTCACCGAGACCCTGGTCGATGAAGACATCAATGAAGAGATCTCGAACTTCGTGCGCGCCAAGATCAGGGCGCGCATCAAGGACCCGAAGGTCGCCGAGATCCTGGTGCCCACCGCCTACGGTTTCGGCACCTACCGCGTGCCGCTGGAGAACGGCTACTACGACGCCTTCAATCGCGACAATGTCGAGCTCATCGACGTGCGCGCCACGCCCATCGAACGCTTCACCGAGAACGGCCTGGTGGTGAACGGCCGTGAATTCGAACTGGACGTCGTCATCCTCGCCACCGGTTTCGACGCCGGCACCGGCGCGCTGTCGCGCATGGACGTGCATGGTCGCGGCGGCGTTTCCCTGACCGAGACCTGGAACAAGGACATCCGCTCGACGCTCGGCCTGCAGGTGCATGGCTTTCCCAACCTGTTCACGGTCGCCGGGCCTCTCGCGCCGTCGACGGCGTTCTGCAACATGGCCACCTGCCTGCAGCAGCAGGTCGACTGGGTGACCGACTGCATCGCCTTCCTGCGCAAGCACGACAAGACGGTCATCGAGCCGACCGTCGAGAAGGAGAACGAGTGGGTGACGCATCACGATGAAGTCGCCAATGCCACGCTCATGATGCGCACCAACTCCTGGTACACCGGCGCCAACATCGAAGGCAAGCCGCGCCGCCTGTTGTCCTACATCGGCGGTGTCGGCAACTACCGCAAGTTCTGCGACGAGGCCAAGGACAGCAACTACGCGGGCTTCGAGGTGGCGTGA
- a CDS encoding nuclear transport factor 2 family protein, with protein sequence MALETRRYAAMTSNSLDALADLFHDDMIYTHSSGVVDTKASYLEALRSGRTRYLEVEQIEQTVKLLGEVALVIGASHIEVDVTVNGEKVRKSLDLRSLAAWTATLSGWKFLAWQSCSVKFVKF encoded by the coding sequence TTGGCACTCGAAACGCGGCGCTACGCGGCCATGACCAGCAACTCGCTGGACGCGCTCGCGGACCTCTTCCACGACGACATGATCTACACCCATTCCTCCGGCGTGGTCGACACCAAGGCCAGCTACCTCGAAGCCCTGCGCAGCGGCCGCACGCGTTACCTCGAAGTCGAGCAGATCGAGCAGACCGTCAAGCTGCTGGGCGAGGTGGCGCTGGTGATCGGCGCTTCGCATATCGAGGTGGACGTGACGGTGAACGGCGAGAAAGTACGCAAGTCCCTGGACCTGCGTTCGCTGGCGGCCTGGACCGCGACGCTAAGCGGCTGGAAATTCCTGGCCTGGCAGTCGTGCAGCGTGAAGTTCGTGAAGTTCTAG
- a CDS encoding GTP-binding protein translates to MSGYADRCPVVVVTGFLGSGKTTLLNRALKDPALGDCAVLVNEFGEVGLDHHLLEVVDGNTVLLASGCVCCTIRDDLKSAVLELEDKRLRGEVPAYSRLVIETTGLADPTPVIATFMSDVSLRHRFRPSVVVTTVDCAEGGATLDAHPESVKQAALADRLVLTKTDIAGEAALSALRARLAQLNRSAELLSANDADFDAAALLRADVYTPAHREQEVARWFESEHPHGHATHASAHADGIHAFSVEVDEALDWSAFGVWLTLLLHRHGDRVLRVKGLLNVVGADTPVVVNGVQHLVHPPVHLARWPDAGRRSRIVFIVKDLERDVIEESLKVFNSL, encoded by the coding sequence ATGAGCGGCTATGCCGATCGCTGCCCGGTGGTGGTGGTGACAGGCTTTCTCGGCAGCGGCAAGACCACCTTGTTGAACCGCGCCCTCAAGGATCCCGCGCTCGGCGACTGCGCGGTGCTGGTCAACGAGTTCGGCGAGGTCGGACTCGATCATCACCTGCTGGAAGTCGTGGACGGCAACACCGTGCTGCTGGCGAGCGGCTGCGTGTGCTGCACCATCCGCGATGACTTGAAGAGCGCGGTGCTGGAGCTCGAGGACAAGCGCCTGCGCGGCGAGGTGCCGGCCTATTCACGCCTCGTCATCGAAACCACCGGGCTCGCCGATCCGACGCCCGTCATCGCGACCTTCATGAGCGACGTGTCGCTGCGTCATCGCTTTCGGCCGAGCGTGGTGGTGACCACGGTCGACTGCGCCGAAGGCGGTGCGACGCTGGACGCCCATCCCGAATCGGTCAAGCAGGCAGCGCTGGCCGACCGCCTGGTGCTGACCAAGACTGACATCGCGGGCGAGGCCGCCCTCAGCGCGCTGCGCGCGCGCCTGGCGCAATTGAATCGCAGCGCGGAGCTGCTGTCGGCCAACGACGCCGATTTCGACGCCGCCGCGCTGCTGCGCGCCGACGTCTACACGCCCGCGCACCGCGAACAGGAAGTCGCGCGCTGGTTCGAGAGCGAGCACCCACACGGGCACGCGACCCACGCCAGCGCGCATGCCGACGGCATCCATGCGTTCAGCGTCGAAGTCGACGAAGCGTTGGACTGGTCGGCCTTCGGCGTGTGGCTGACCCTGTTGCTGCACCGTCACGGTGACCGGGTGTTGCGCGTGAAGGGCTTGCTGAACGTGGTGGGGGCGGATACGCCGGTCGTCGTCAACGGCGTGCAGCACCTCGTGCATCCGCCGGTGCATCTCGCGCGCTGGCCCGACGCCGGGCGTCGCTCGCGCATCGTGTTCATCGTCAAGGATCTCGAGCGTGACGTGATCGAGGAGTCCTTGAAGGTCTTCAATTCCCTGTAG
- a CDS encoding OB-fold domain-containing protein, giving the protein MRSTWFESAGLGTVVSWTVAHHPFHLAFKRQAPYALVTVELEDGVRMHAPWRGAVDSLALDLPVRVVFEDVEEGLTLPAFVAAP; this is encoded by the coding sequence ATGCGCAGCACCTGGTTCGAGAGCGCGGGACTCGGCACGGTGGTGAGTTGGACCGTCGCCCATCATCCCTTCCATCTCGCCTTCAAGCGCCAGGCGCCCTACGCGCTTGTGACTGTCGAACTCGAAGACGGTGTGCGCATGCATGCGCCGTGGCGCGGCGCGGTGGATAGCCTCGCGCTCGATTTGCCGGTGCGCGTGGTATTCGAGGATGTGGAAGAGGGCCTGACCTTGCCGGCGTTCGTCGCCGCGCCGTGA
- a CDS encoding sugar phosphate isomerase/epimerase, with product MANAPDLIATYWTLAGPVQPLAAPELEASPIDFRTRVAAAQRAGYRGLGLMHSDLVNVRRHYDYATMRAILADHDMQHVELEFLTGWLDDDAAYRGVLRDLCEAAEALGARHLKAGPDMQGKAWPLEHMAMRFRALCDRAAAAGTAVALEIMPWSNLRTIDEGLAVVTAADAANGGLLLDIWHLGRGDVPYADIAKVPAHWLKHVELDDADADVIGSLLEDTLDRRRLCGEGTLDVAAFVRAIQATGYDGPYGVEIISIAHRQLALDDAARVSYDTACAQFAC from the coding sequence ATGGCCAACGCACCCGATCTCATCGCCACCTACTGGACCCTTGCCGGCCCGGTGCAGCCGCTGGCGGCGCCGGAACTCGAAGCGAGCCCCATCGATTTCCGTACCCGCGTGGCCGCCGCCCAGCGTGCCGGCTATCGCGGCCTCGGCCTCATGCATTCCGATCTCGTGAACGTGCGTCGCCACTACGACTACGCGACCATGCGCGCCATCCTTGCCGATCACGACATGCAGCATGTCGAGCTCGAATTCCTGACCGGCTGGCTGGACGACGATGCCGCCTACCGCGGCGTGCTGCGCGACCTGTGCGAGGCCGCCGAAGCGCTCGGCGCACGACACCTGAAGGCCGGCCCCGACATGCAGGGCAAGGCCTGGCCGCTGGAGCACATGGCGATGCGCTTTCGCGCGCTGTGCGATCGCGCCGCCGCGGCCGGTACCGCCGTGGCCCTGGAAATCATGCCGTGGAGCAACCTGCGCACCATCGATGAAGGTCTTGCCGTGGTGACCGCCGCCGATGCCGCCAACGGCGGCCTGTTGCTCGACATCTGGCACCTGGGGCGCGGCGACGTGCCCTATGCTGACATCGCCAAGGTGCCGGCACATTGGTTGAAGCACGTGGAGCTCGACGACGCCGATGCCGACGTGATCGGCAGCCTGCTGGAAGACACGCTCGACAGGCGCCGCCTGTGCGGTGAAGGCACGCTCGATGTCGCGGCCTTCGTGCGCGCCATCCAGGCCACCGGCTATGACGGCCCCTACGGCGTCGAGATCATTTCCATTGCGCACCGCCAGCTTGCGCTGGACGACGCGGCGCGCGTGTCTTACGACACCGCGTGCGCGCAGTTTGCGTGTTGA
- a CDS encoding VWA domain-containing protein → MQRLPCGSEVGLALFTGHRTFLMITPIELCANFSELSNMLARIDWRMTWEERSEIAKGVFRSLALLAGFKDTTRLVFLTDGHEAPPLNPDVKPEFTGKLGAVKGLVVGVGGLQPVPIPKLDAEGKQHGYWQAEDVMQMDSFRAGQNQREGRDTGAGGTEHLSSLKEDYLRELARQTGLDYTRLESSAALARALTGTTMGIGRVQATDIRWLFALGALVALCLAVLRVGDGQRGRLEFSGSRR, encoded by the coding sequence TTGCAGCGGCTGCCTTGCGGCAGCGAGGTGGGCCTCGCCCTGTTCACCGGTCATCGCACCTTTCTCATGATCACGCCCATCGAGCTGTGCGCGAACTTCTCCGAGCTGTCGAACATGCTGGCGCGCATCGACTGGCGCATGACCTGGGAGGAGCGCAGTGAAATCGCCAAGGGCGTGTTCCGCAGCCTCGCGCTGCTGGCCGGCTTCAAGGACACCACGCGCCTGGTTTTTTTGACCGACGGCCACGAGGCGCCACCGCTCAATCCCGATGTGAAGCCCGAATTCACCGGCAAGCTCGGCGCCGTGAAGGGCCTCGTGGTGGGGGTCGGCGGCCTGCAGCCGGTGCCCATCCCCAAGCTCGACGCCGAAGGCAAACAGCATGGCTACTGGCAAGCCGAGGACGTCATGCAGATGGACAGCTTTCGCGCCGGGCAGAATCAACGCGAGGGGCGCGACACCGGCGCCGGCGGCACCGAGCACCTGTCGTCATTGAAGGAGGACTACCTGCGCGAGCTCGCCCGCCAGACCGGCCTCGATTACACGAGGCTCGAATCGAGCGCGGCGCTGGCACGCGCCCTGACCGGCACGACCATGGGCATCGGCCGCGTACAGGCCACCGATATCCGCTGGCTGTTCGCGCTCGGTGCGCTCGTGGCGCTGTGCCTGGCGGTGCTGCGCGTCGGTGACGGGCAGCGCGGGCGGCTTGAGTTTTCCGGATCCCGCCGTTAG
- a CDS encoding thiolase family protein — MSLHRSGVISGVGETRYSKVSGKSVLALHLEASLAAITDAGLSPKDIDGVIPYAGLGTIAEDYINNFGIEDLRFSAHTPMGGASPIAAVQCALAAVSSGICRHVLIPLARNGSSGGRISSLMEEAPQFRAVGEFELPVGAFAPAQLYAPMARRHMELYGTTSLHFAEVAVTTRQHAILNGRAMMTKPMTLDDHQASRMIADPFRLFDCSLESDGGAAVVVSRADCARDLRQPPIAVLGIAEGHPDSPTAITQRADLVHIGLDKAAPRAFAMAGVTHDDIDVAEIYDCFTYVVIRQLEALGFCARGEGGPFVASGALRLDGRLPNNTHGGLLSQAHIGGLNHIVELVRQLRGEAGAAQIKDAKVGLVTGYGDMGDGSIAIMARA, encoded by the coding sequence ATGAGCCTTCATCGCAGCGGCGTCATCAGTGGCGTCGGAGAAACGCGCTACTCGAAAGTCTCCGGCAAGAGCGTGCTGGCCTTGCATCTCGAAGCCTCGCTGGCAGCCATCACCGATGCTGGCCTTAGCCCTAAGGACATCGACGGCGTGATCCCCTACGCCGGGCTCGGCACCATCGCCGAGGACTACATCAACAATTTCGGCATCGAGGACCTGCGTTTCTCGGCGCACACGCCGATGGGCGGCGCGAGCCCCATCGCCGCCGTGCAGTGCGCGCTGGCGGCGGTGTCCAGCGGCATCTGTCGCCACGTGTTGATTCCGCTCGCGCGCAACGGCTCGTCGGGCGGGCGCATTTCATCGCTGATGGAAGAAGCGCCGCAGTTTCGCGCGGTCGGTGAGTTCGAATTGCCGGTCGGCGCGTTCGCGCCCGCGCAGCTCTACGCGCCGATGGCACGCCGGCACATGGAACTGTATGGCACCACTTCGCTGCATTTCGCCGAGGTCGCGGTGACCACCCGCCAGCACGCCATCCTGAATGGCCGCGCCATGATGACCAAGCCCATGACGCTCGACGATCACCAGGCGTCGCGCATGATTGCCGATCCGTTTCGCCTGTTCGATTGCAGCCTGGAAAGCGACGGCGGCGCGGCGGTGGTGGTGTCGCGCGCCGATTGCGCGCGCGATCTGCGCCAGCCGCCCATCGCGGTGCTGGGCATCGCCGAAGGCCATCCCGATTCACCGACCGCCATCACGCAGCGCGCCGATCTCGTGCACATCGGCCTCGACAAGGCCGCGCCGCGCGCATTCGCGATGGCGGGCGTCACGCACGACGATATCGACGTGGCCGAGATCTACGACTGCTTCACCTACGTCGTCATCCGCCAGCTCGAGGCGCTGGGCTTCTGCGCGCGCGGCGAAGGCGGGCCCTTCGTGGCGAGCGGCGCCCTGCGGCTCGATGGCCGACTGCCCAACAACACCCACGGCGGCCTGCTCTCGCAGGCGCACATCGGCGGACTCAATCACATCGTCGAACTGGTGCGCCAGCTGCGCGGCGAGGCGGGCGCGGCGCAGATCAAGGACGCCAAGGTCGGCCTCGTGACCGGCTACGGCGACATGGGCGATGGCAGCATCGCCATCATGGCCCGCGCATGA
- a CDS encoding MoxR family ATPase encodes MQMPVDSALADWRARALDFEREVKRAIIGQDRSLRLLLIALFARGHALLEGDVGVGKTTLLRAIAHVLGGNFARIEGTIDLMPNDLVYHTYINEQGRPAVDPGPLLKHGETLATFFFNEVNRARPQVHSLLLRVMAERSVTAFNREYRFPHLQVFADRNRVEKEETFELPAAARDRFLMELNITMPAERELQHALMFDTRFFDVDALIDGLRSGILPYAELNDIGAAIQRHVTTTPTVEHYALDLCAATRAPADFGLTLSGVDMGRLVLSGVSPRGMGMLMRAAKVAAWLAGRAALVPEDIHAVLNETIAHRIFLTPVYELRRAELVPALMQQLVDRVASP; translated from the coding sequence ATGCAGATGCCGGTGGATTCCGCGCTTGCCGATTGGCGCGCGCGTGCGCTCGACTTCGAGCGCGAGGTCAAGCGCGCCATCATCGGCCAGGACCGCTCGCTGCGCCTGCTGCTGATTGCGCTGTTCGCGCGCGGCCATGCGCTGCTGGAAGGCGACGTGGGCGTGGGCAAGACCACCTTGCTGCGCGCCATCGCCCACGTGCTGGGCGGCAATTTCGCGCGCATCGAGGGCACCATCGACCTCATGCCCAACGATCTCGTCTACCACACCTACATCAACGAACAGGGCCGTCCGGCGGTCGATCCCGGTCCGCTGCTGAAACACGGCGAAACCCTCGCCACGTTCTTCTTCAACGAAGTGAACCGCGCGCGACCGCAGGTGCATTCGCTGCTGTTGCGCGTGATGGCCGAGAGAAGCGTGACCGCCTTCAATCGCGAGTACCGCTTTCCGCATCTGCAGGTATTCGCCGATCGCAATCGCGTGGAGAAGGAAGAAACCTTCGAACTGCCGGCTGCCGCGCGCGATCGCTTCCTCATGGAACTCAACATCACCATGCCGGCCGAGCGCGAGCTGCAGCATGCGCTGATGTTCGATACGCGCTTCTTCGATGTCGATGCGCTCATCGACGGCTTGCGCAGCGGCATCCTGCCCTATGCCGAATTGAACGACATCGGCGCCGCCATCCAGCGGCACGTCACCACCACGCCGACCGTCGAGCACTATGCACTGGACCTCTGCGCGGCGACCCGCGCGCCGGCCGACTTCGGCCTCACGCTGTCCGGCGTCGACATGGGCAGGCTGGTACTGTCGGGTGTCAGTCCACGCGGCATGGGCATGCTGATGCGCGCGGCCAAGGTCGCGGCCTGGCTGGCAGGACGCGCGGCGCTGGTGCCGGAAGACATCCACGCGGTGCTCAATGAGACCATCGCCCATCGCATCTTCCTGACACCGGTCTATGAACTGCGCCGCGCCGAGCTGGTGCCGGCCTTGATGCAGCAGCTGGTGGACAGGGTCGCTTCGCCCTGA
- a CDS encoding MxaK protein — protein MALKRPFCALLLVIAVLSGAGLARETTRAWQARHYNQALTAGDYAQAAKYAGDAGRFAAAYALQQAGKYQDARVAYAGLEHSADPRLRGAVLYNMGNTYLEQVAGIDLAKEADRALPLVELAKNSYRELLRVDAGHWEGRYNLERALQLLPDVGEQKVMNVEGRRSPVRTINSVDPEGALP, from the coding sequence ATGGCATTGAAACGCCCCTTCTGCGCACTGCTGCTGGTCATCGCCGTGCTGAGCGGCGCGGGCCTGGCGCGCGAAACGACACGCGCCTGGCAGGCGCGCCATTACAACCAGGCGCTGACCGCCGGCGATTATGCGCAGGCGGCGAAATACGCGGGCGACGCCGGCCGTTTCGCGGCCGCCTATGCACTGCAGCAGGCCGGCAAGTACCAGGACGCGCGCGTCGCCTACGCCGGCCTCGAACACAGCGCCGACCCACGCTTGCGCGGCGCCGTGCTGTACAACATGGGCAACACCTATCTCGAACAGGTGGCCGGCATCGACCTCGCCAAGGAAGCCGATCGCGCCCTGCCGCTGGTGGAACTGGCCAAGAACAGCTACCGCGAACTGCTGCGCGTCGATGCCGGGCACTGGGAAGGCCGCTACAACCTCGAACGCGCCTTGCAGCTGCTGCCCGACGTCGGCGAACAGAAAGTCATGAACGTCGAAGGACGGCGCAGCCCGGTGCGCACCATCAATTCGGTCGACCCCGAAGGCGCGCTGCCGTGA
- a CDS encoding polysaccharide deacetylase, with translation MADKDIQVCFNVHFDSVSLWLGSFGGEDSPCDISRGVHAGKVGTPRLLDLFDKYGIVTTWNITGHSIESFPRESKMVAEAGHELGLHGYAHENPLAMSKEQEAAVLNKTYDLVVELCGKAPKGYSAPWWELSPNTIDLLLAKGIEYDHSLMENDHSPYYLRRNDKWSKIDYSKPADSWMKPWVPGPLTSLLEIPCSWYLDDAPPVMFVKKFPNSHGWVPPRDLGQMWTDQFDWVYRNMDYGIYNACLHPDASGHPQMLMMVERLIDHMRHHDGVRFMTLGDINTEYRAKHPAPK, from the coding sequence ATGGCGGACAAAGATATCCAGGTCTGTTTCAACGTGCATTTTGATTCGGTGTCCCTGTGGCTCGGATCCTTCGGCGGCGAGGATTCCCCGTGCGACATCTCGCGCGGCGTGCACGCCGGCAAGGTCGGCACCCCGCGCCTGCTCGACCTGTTCGACAAGTACGGCATCGTCACCACCTGGAACATCACCGGCCATTCCATCGAGAGCTTCCCGCGCGAATCGAAGATGGTGGCCGAGGCCGGCCACGAACTCGGCCTGCACGGCTACGCCCACGAGAACCCGCTGGCGATGTCGAAGGAGCAGGAAGCGGCGGTGCTCAACAAGACCTACGACCTGGTGGTCGAGCTGTGCGGCAAGGCGCCCAAGGGCTACAGCGCGCCGTGGTGGGAGTTGAGCCCCAACACCATCGACCTGTTGCTGGCCAAGGGCATCGAGTACGACCACAGCCTGATGGAGAACGACCACTCGCCCTATTACTTAAGGCGCAACGACAAGTGGAGCAAGATCGATTACTCCAAGCCCGCCGACAGCTGGATGAAACCCTGGGTGCCGGGGCCGCTCACCAGCCTGCTCGAGATCCCCTGCAGCTGGTATCTCGACGACGCGCCGCCCGTCATGTTCGTCAAGAAATTCCCCAACAGCCACGGCTGGGTGCCGCCGCGCGACCTCGGCCAGATGTGGACCGACCAGTTCGACTGGGTCTATCGCAACATGGACTACGGCATCTACAACGCCTGCCTGCACCCCGATGCTTCGGGCCACCCGCAGATGCTGATGATGGTCGAACGCCTGATCGATCACATGCGTCACCACGACGGTGTGCGCTTCATGACCTTGGGCGACATCAACACCGAGTACCGCGCCAAGCACCCGGCGCCGAAATAG